From Ptychodera flava strain L36383 chromosome 2, AS_Pfla_20210202, whole genome shotgun sequence, the proteins below share one genomic window:
- the LOC139150791 gene encoding uncharacterized protein → MSDLPRDCITTEEPPFTHTGVDYFGPMEVKHGRATEKRRFIAQRGQVRSIRSDNRTNFVATDKELKESIRRQNQEKIAETLYKQDITWDSTPAASYFGGVREHHIRTIRKILFSLLKEQPLRMSDKAL, encoded by the exons ATGTCAGACCTACCTAGGGACTGCATCACCACCGAAGAGCCGCCATTCACTCACACAGGTGTAGATTACTTCGGACCAATGGAGGTCAAACATGGCCGTGCCACTGAGAAGAG AAGATTCATAGCACAAAGAGGACAAGTTAGGTCTATCAGATCAGACAACAGGACAAACTTCGTAGCAACCGACAAAGAGCTTAAGGAGAGTATCAGGAGACAGAACCAAGAGAAGATAGCTGAGACGCTCTACAAGCAAGACATCACATGGGATTCAACCCCAGCAGCTTCCTACTTTGGAGGAGTACGGGAGCATCACATCAGAACCATAAGGAAAATCCTCTTTTCCTTGCTCAAAGAACAACCACTTCGCATGTCAGATAAAGCACTCTGA